A genomic stretch from Thermomonospora umbrina includes:
- a CDS encoding ATP-binding protein produces the protein MGTKRLGADGRTPHGAWAGAAATGQTPTHPTTHPTGQWTGHAAGPGAAPPTGPTGPGGPVGGPGGPVGAPEGVREVSWELPGEVGSAARARALTRRALFLWRAEAPADVDDVVLMVDELVANAIIHGGGRVLLRLRLDGSALTCEVADDSPLIPRRARRDAGPGDWAETGRGLLLVAALADDHGTRPHGRGKAVWFTRPLSRAGPPPTADTLPPRTGEPHAAR, from the coding sequence GTGGGCCGGCGCGGCGGCCACCGGGCAGACCCCGACACACCCCACGACGCACCCCACGGGACAGTGGACCGGGCACGCCGCGGGCCCCGGCGCCGCCCCTCCCACCGGGCCCACCGGGCCTGGTGGACCGGTCGGCGGCCCCGGGGGCCCGGTCGGTGCGCCCGAGGGCGTGCGCGAGGTGTCGTGGGAGCTGCCCGGCGAGGTCGGGTCCGCCGCCCGCGCCCGTGCCCTCACCCGCCGTGCGCTGTTCCTGTGGAGGGCCGAGGCCCCCGCCGACGTCGATGACGTCGTCCTGATGGTCGACGAACTGGTCGCCAACGCCATCATCCACGGCGGCGGCCGCGTCCTGCTGCGCCTGCGCCTCGACGGCTCCGCGTTGACCTGCGAGGTCGCCGACGACAGCCCCCTGATCCCCCGCCGGGCACGGCGCGACGCGGGGCCCGGCGACTGGGCGGAGACCGGCCGCGGGCTCCTGCTCGTCGCCGCCCTCGCCGACGACCACGGCACCCGCCCCCACGGCCGCGGCAAGGCGGTCTGGTTCACCCGCCCGCTGTCACGCGCCGGCCCACCCCCCACCGCCGACACCCTCCCACCACGCACCGGCGAGCCCCACGCAGCCCGCTGA
- a CDS encoding DUF5713 family protein, which translates to MAPTDARVTDHAFLKALDGDAYYPDHLVAKGKAILLTLCERIETERPPDLETLYALTRVATEAFNALDEELWAAGSEIETFAREVISEDFWFVASTYGFPEADLEALVAARDW; encoded by the coding sequence ATGGCGCCGACCGACGCGCGAGTGACCGACCACGCCTTCCTCAAGGCCCTGGACGGGGACGCCTACTACCCCGATCACCTCGTGGCCAAGGGAAAGGCGATCCTGCTGACCCTGTGCGAACGGATCGAGACCGAACGACCGCCGGACCTGGAGACGCTGTACGCGCTCACCCGCGTGGCGACGGAGGCGTTCAACGCCCTGGACGAGGAGCTGTGGGCCGCCGGCAGCGAGATCGAGACCTTCGCCCGCGAGGTGATCTCCGAGGACTTCTGGTTCGTGGCGTCGACCTACGGGTTCCCCGAGGCCGACCTGGAGGCACTCGTCGCCGCCCGCGACTGGTGA
- a CDS encoding WYL domain-containing protein: MTRADRLLALVAELRGASPAPVPAAELARRLAVSQSTVRRDLGMLARAGLPLLVERGRGYSVRTPTAPSVSTEASSLVAPVRDTLTEAVRGRRVVRLDYTGASGARTRRDVEAHGLVTAPYGEYLMGWCRTREGPRLFRVDRVGAAYLTGRTAAPREPHELPALLRVPLPRRPADEPAPAGTRRGGTAAAGRAWTLGRLREVSGRLTDLLAALRSGGEGTAAARAVLGHLAEWTRWQVAAVRAVATGADLEFDGDRPPFPDAFDDDVPFPARERMIQDAMAPRSLAEIARDLHMILHAASRWAGRCDAALWRGALPDPAAAPATRPLADLLAGRGGPLAHIEWHLDRLPGGPHARDARPSAQVTDCPLHR; encoded by the coding sequence ATGACGCGCGCGGACCGGCTGCTGGCCCTGGTGGCGGAGCTGCGCGGCGCGTCGCCCGCGCCGGTCCCGGCGGCGGAGCTGGCGCGGCGCCTGGCCGTCAGCCAGTCCACGGTCCGCCGCGATCTGGGGATGCTCGCGCGGGCCGGCCTGCCGCTGCTGGTCGAACGGGGCCGCGGGTACTCGGTGCGGACGCCGACGGCCCCCTCGGTGTCGACGGAGGCGTCGTCGCTGGTCGCGCCCGTCCGCGACACCCTCACCGAGGCGGTCCGCGGCCGCCGGGTGGTGCGGCTGGACTACACGGGCGCGTCCGGCGCCCGCACCCGCCGGGACGTGGAGGCGCACGGCCTGGTCACCGCCCCGTACGGCGAATACCTGATGGGCTGGTGCCGGACGCGCGAGGGCCCCCGCCTGTTCCGCGTCGACCGGGTGGGCGCGGCGTACCTGACCGGCCGGACGGCGGCGCCGCGGGAGCCGCACGAGTTGCCGGCGCTGCTGCGGGTGCCGCTCCCCCGACGCCCCGCCGACGAACCCGCCCCCGCCGGGACGCGCCGGGGCGGGACGGCCGCGGCGGGCCGCGCGTGGACGCTGGGCCGGCTGCGCGAGGTGTCGGGGCGGCTGACGGACCTGCTCGCCGCGCTGCGGTCCGGCGGCGAGGGCACGGCCGCCGCCCGCGCCGTGCTCGGCCATCTGGCGGAGTGGACCCGCTGGCAGGTCGCCGCCGTCCGCGCCGTCGCCACCGGCGCGGACCTGGAGTTCGACGGCGACCGCCCGCCGTTCCCCGACGCCTTCGACGACGACGTGCCGTTCCCGGCGCGGGAGCGGATGATCCAGGACGCGATGGCGCCCCGTTCGCTCGCCGAGATCGCCCGCGACCTGCACATGATCCTGCACGCGGCGTCCCGGTGGGCGGGCCGCTGCGACGCCGCCCTGTGGCGGGGCGCCCTGCCCGACCCCGCGGCGGCACCGGCGACGCGCCCCCTCGCGGACCTGCTCGCCGGCCGGGGCGGCCCGCTGGCGCACATCGAGTGGCACCTCGACCGCCTGCCCGGCGGCCCCCACGCCCGCGACGCACGACCCTCGGCGCAGGTCACCGACTGCCCCCTGCACCGATGA
- a CDS encoding EamA family transporter, whose amino-acid sequence MARTKTWGLALAVLSSVCFGASGPFGKALIGAGLDPLQAVWIRIAGAALVLVPLVLVLHGRGVLAAVRPHWPQLAAYGAVALAACQALYFVAASRLPVGIAILLEFTGPVLVLIWIRTVRRTRVHRSAALGVGVAMAGLACVVEIWSGVDLDALGLAAGLGAAACQAAYFLMVDRLTGRVDPLVMTAAGAVVGAVLLTGLAAPWAMPWHVLGDPVAVGDHTAPGWLLAAWIIVVSTVVAYATGAAAVQRLSAQVAGGICYTEAVAATVIAWAALGERLTDPQLVGGAIVLTGAFIAQRAASAPALAPDTAPTAPTAPLAPAVPAGSAGSVAAPAPEVAG is encoded by the coding sequence GTGGCGCGCACGAAGACCTGGGGCCTGGCCCTGGCCGTCCTGTCCTCGGTCTGCTTCGGGGCGTCCGGGCCGTTCGGCAAGGCCCTCATCGGCGCCGGACTCGACCCCCTGCAGGCGGTGTGGATCCGCATCGCCGGGGCGGCCCTCGTCCTGGTCCCGCTGGTGCTCGTCCTGCACGGCCGCGGCGTCCTGGCGGCCGTGCGCCCGCACTGGCCGCAGTTGGCCGCCTACGGCGCCGTCGCCCTGGCCGCCTGCCAGGCCCTGTACTTCGTCGCCGCGTCCCGGCTCCCGGTCGGGATCGCGATCCTGCTGGAGTTCACCGGCCCCGTGCTGGTCCTGATCTGGATCCGGACGGTGCGGCGCACCCGCGTGCACCGCAGCGCCGCGCTCGGCGTCGGCGTCGCCATGGCCGGGCTCGCCTGCGTCGTGGAGATCTGGTCCGGCGTCGACCTGGACGCCCTCGGCCTGGCCGCCGGGCTCGGCGCCGCCGCCTGCCAGGCCGCCTACTTCCTCATGGTCGACCGGCTCACCGGCCGCGTCGACCCCCTCGTCATGACCGCCGCCGGCGCCGTCGTCGGCGCGGTCCTGCTCACCGGCCTGGCCGCCCCGTGGGCGATGCCCTGGCACGTCCTCGGCGACCCCGTCGCCGTCGGCGACCACACCGCCCCCGGCTGGCTGCTGGCCGCCTGGATCATCGTCGTCAGCACCGTGGTCGCGTACGCGACGGGCGCGGCCGCGGTGCAGCGGCTCTCCGCCCAGGTCGCCGGCGGCATCTGCTACACCGAGGCGGTCGCCGCGACCGTCATCGCCTGGGCCGCGCTCGGCGAGCGGCTCACCGACCCCCAACTCGTCGGCGGCGCCATCGTCCTGACCGGCGCGTTCATCGCCCAGCGCGCCGCCTCCGCGCCCGCCCTCGCCCCCGACACCGCACCCACCGCGCCTACCGCGCCCCTCGCGCCCGCCGTGCCGGCGGGGTCCGCGGGGTCCGTCGCCGCCCCGGCCCCCGAGGTCGCCGGGTGA
- a CDS encoding carbohydrate kinase family protein, translated as MSAAPAGRGLLVVGDVVTDVLALHGGPPRAGTDTEADIVVRPGGSAANTAAWAAALGADARLLARVGADTGAWHRGLLAQAGVRPLLRVDADHPTAVIIVMVDGSGERTMLTDRGAGGLLGPGDWDDGLLDGVGLLHLSGYALFTGPGRELARLASERARLRGVPISVDPASTGFLSGFGEDRFLAATEGAAVLFPNRDEAAQLTGLPGAEEAAARLSGRYDLVVCKLGAEGAVAARGGRVVARVAATPARAVDSTGAGDAFAAGFLAATLAGLGEGDAVAAGCRAGALAVSRIGGRPDGAPSGRPRDA; from the coding sequence ATGAGCGCGGCTCCGGCGGGGCGGGGGCTGCTGGTCGTCGGGGACGTGGTCACCGACGTGTTGGCGCTGCACGGCGGTCCGCCGCGCGCCGGCACCGACACCGAGGCCGACATCGTGGTGCGGCCGGGCGGGTCGGCGGCGAACACCGCGGCGTGGGCGGCGGCGCTGGGCGCCGACGCGCGGCTGCTGGCCCGGGTCGGCGCCGATACCGGCGCCTGGCACCGGGGGCTGCTGGCGCAGGCGGGGGTGCGGCCGCTGCTGCGCGTGGACGCCGACCACCCCACCGCGGTGATCATCGTGATGGTGGACGGGTCGGGCGAGCGGACGATGCTCACCGACCGGGGCGCGGGCGGGCTGCTGGGGCCGGGCGACTGGGACGACGGGCTGCTGGACGGCGTCGGCCTGCTGCACCTGTCGGGGTACGCGCTGTTCACCGGCCCGGGCCGGGAGCTGGCGCGGCTGGCGTCGGAGCGTGCCCGCCTCCGGGGCGTGCCGATCAGCGTGGACCCGGCGTCGACGGGGTTCCTGTCGGGGTTCGGCGAGGACCGGTTCCTGGCGGCGACCGAGGGCGCGGCGGTGCTGTTCCCCAACCGCGACGAGGCGGCGCAGTTGACCGGGCTGCCGGGGGCCGAGGAGGCGGCGGCGCGGCTGAGCGGCCGCTACGACCTGGTGGTGTGCAAGCTGGGCGCCGAGGGGGCGGTGGCGGCGCGCGGCGGGCGCGTCGTGGCGCGGGTGGCGGCGACGCCGGCGCGGGCGGTGGACTCGACGGGGGCCGGCGACGCGTTCGCCGCCGGTTTCCTGGCCGCGACGCTGGCCGGCCTCGGCGAGGGGGACGCGGTCGCCGCGGGCTGCCGGGCGGGGGCCCTGGCCGTGTCGCGCATCGGGGGCCGCCCGGACGGTGCGCCGTCCGGGCGTCCGCGCGACGCGTGA
- a CDS encoding pseudouridine-5'-phosphate glycosidase, translated as MPASVENAALRLSEEVADALAAGSPVVALESTIISHGLPRPRNLEVARELEGLVRAGGAVPATIAVLDGVARVGLDDAALERVAADPGLRKLGFRDLAPAAGTGAGGATTVSATAFLAARAGVRVFATGGLGGVHRGWADSWDESADLALLSRTRITVVCAGVKSILDVPATLQRLETLNVTVAGYRTAAFPGFYLHDSGEPVDWTLESPQGVAAVMRAQDALDGPAAALVVANPVPVAEQLDPALHDRVLAEALAEAARRGVTGQAATPFLLERLVRGTDGASLEANLAAVRGNVRLAAEIAGAWAAGPR; from the coding sequence ATGCCCGCGTCCGTTGAGAATGCCGCGCTGCGGTTGTCGGAGGAGGTCGCGGACGCGCTCGCGGCGGGTTCGCCGGTGGTGGCGCTGGAGTCGACGATCATCTCCCACGGGCTGCCCCGGCCGCGGAACCTGGAGGTGGCGCGCGAGCTGGAGGGGCTGGTGCGCGCCGGCGGGGCGGTCCCGGCGACGATCGCGGTCCTGGACGGCGTCGCGCGGGTCGGTCTGGACGACGCCGCGCTGGAGCGGGTCGCCGCCGACCCGGGCCTGCGCAAGCTGGGGTTCCGCGATCTGGCGCCGGCGGCGGGGACGGGCGCGGGCGGCGCGACGACGGTGTCGGCGACGGCGTTCCTGGCGGCGCGGGCGGGCGTGCGCGTGTTCGCGACGGGCGGCCTGGGCGGCGTGCACCGGGGCTGGGCGGACTCGTGGGACGAGTCCGCCGACCTGGCGCTGCTGAGCCGCACCCGGATCACGGTGGTGTGCGCGGGCGTGAAGTCGATCCTGGACGTGCCGGCGACGCTGCAGCGGCTGGAGACCCTGAACGTGACGGTGGCCGGGTACCGCACGGCCGCGTTCCCCGGCTTCTATCTGCACGACTCCGGGGAGCCGGTGGACTGGACGCTGGAGTCGCCGCAGGGGGTGGCGGCGGTGATGCGCGCCCAGGACGCCCTGGACGGCCCGGCGGCGGCGCTGGTGGTCGCCAACCCGGTGCCGGTCGCCGAGCAGTTGGACCCGGCGCTGCACGATCGGGTGCTGGCCGAGGCGCTGGCGGAGGCGGCGCGGCGGGGGGTGACCGGGCAGGCCGCCACGCCGTTCCTGCTGGAGCGGCTGGTGCGGGGGACCGACGGCGCGTCGCTGGAGGCGAACCTGGCGGCGGTGCGCGGGAACGTGCGGCTGGCCGCCGAGATCGCCGGGGCGTGGGCGGCCGGGCCCCGATGA
- a CDS encoding class I adenylate-forming enzyme family protein, with protein sequence MELQANRVNEFLAQVDPAGHDLDDTLEALSRLGLPPGSGILLALPNAPGTIRLHLSALLLGLVPLLVSPATPAVRISEQARSLKLRAILARRLDPRRFKTGPARQVGDAQAILLTPHPASPGPLAHGVPEQYAPGHVLMSTSGTSGMASACLHTVDALLRNAARHRKSVGLTSDDTILINLPLFYSYAMVAQVLAAYLADARVVVTGPPFSPTNYRHAIAHHGVTHSSITPTIVRRLLPDPGLPGRLRTLTVGGDHLTAREVGDLLSARPGKELYITYGLTEAGPRVATLAAHAEPASRHGSVGLPLPGVRTWLREQGELVVQTDTALVGKIGGGSPDGGLVRPGVLATGDRFHIDDGYLHFLGRLSDVIMVGGEKVSLTTVRQAVATIPGVVHVQLIPLPDVGFDLEVGVIEPTPAATERVREAIGKTLLLAERPRRVLVSPADPAALRK encoded by the coding sequence ATGGAACTCCAAGCCAACCGGGTGAACGAGTTCCTGGCCCAGGTCGACCCCGCTGGTCACGACCTGGACGACACGCTGGAGGCTCTGTCCCGTCTCGGTCTTCCCCCAGGCAGCGGAATCCTGCTGGCCCTGCCCAACGCCCCCGGCACGATCCGCCTGCACCTGTCAGCCCTCTTGCTCGGGCTGGTGCCCTTGCTGGTCTCCCCCGCCACCCCCGCCGTCCGGATCAGCGAACAAGCCCGATCCCTGAAGCTGCGGGCGATCCTGGCACGGCGACTGGACCCACGGCGCTTCAAGACCGGACCGGCACGGCAGGTCGGCGACGCCCAGGCCATCCTGCTCACCCCGCACCCGGCGTCCCCCGGACCTCTGGCCCATGGCGTTCCAGAGCAGTACGCGCCCGGCCATGTCCTGATGTCGACCTCGGGCACCTCAGGGATGGCCAGCGCCTGCCTGCACACCGTCGACGCATTGTTGCGCAACGCAGCACGGCATCGGAAATCAGTCGGCCTGACCAGCGACGACACGATACTGATCAACCTGCCGCTCTTCTACTCCTACGCCATGGTCGCGCAAGTCCTGGCCGCCTATCTGGCCGACGCCCGCGTGGTCGTCACCGGGCCGCCGTTCTCCCCCACCAACTACCGCCACGCCATCGCCCACCACGGCGTCACCCACTCATCGATCACACCGACCATCGTCAGAAGGCTGCTCCCCGACCCCGGGCTGCCCGGCCGACTGCGGACGCTGACCGTCGGCGGCGACCACTTGACCGCCCGAGAAGTCGGCGACCTGCTGTCCGCCCGCCCCGGCAAAGAGCTGTACATCACCTACGGCCTGACCGAAGCCGGACCGCGGGTCGCCACGCTGGCCGCACACGCCGAGCCGGCCTCCCGCCACGGCTCGGTCGGTCTGCCCCTGCCCGGCGTGCGGACATGGCTGAGGGAACAGGGCGAGTTGGTGGTACAGACCGACACGGCACTGGTCGGCAAGATCGGAGGCGGATCACCCGATGGCGGTCTGGTGCGCCCCGGTGTGCTCGCGACCGGCGACCGATTCCACATCGACGACGGCTACCTGCACTTCCTGGGAAGACTGTCAGACGTCATCATGGTCGGTGGCGAAAAGGTATCCCTCACCACGGTCCGCCAAGCGGTGGCCACCATCCCTGGAGTGGTGCACGTTCAGCTGATCCCGCTCCCCGACGTCGGCTTCGATCTGGAAGTCGGGGTCATCGAGCCCACCCCTGCCGCCACCGAACGAGTCCGCGAAGCCATCGGCAAGACCCTGCTCCTGGCCGAGCGGCCCCGCCGCGTCCTCGTCTCGCCGGCCGACCCGGCCGCTCTCCGCAAATGA
- a CDS encoding polyketide synthase, whose translation MTTTLTSSDPASFAADKASFYADPIAWMILAAVTQTLADIAPDPDPDTTALIVTSTATTLPTCQTIAVEARRGRIRPLRFAGANPGILAGLSCIRLGLRGPSMVLLGDPTGTARTAQALASQWQAQGQARLVMVVDHRQTSAGHRVTCRRVAGED comes from the coding sequence ATGACCACCACGCTCACCAGCAGCGACCCGGCATCGTTCGCGGCCGACAAGGCCTCCTTCTACGCCGACCCCATCGCCTGGATGATCCTGGCCGCCGTCACGCAGACCCTGGCCGACATCGCCCCCGACCCCGATCCGGACACGACCGCGCTCATTGTGACCAGCACCGCCACCACCCTGCCGACCTGCCAGACCATCGCCGTCGAAGCCCGACGCGGGCGGATCAGGCCACTTCGCTTCGCCGGCGCCAACCCCGGCATCCTCGCCGGGCTCAGCTGCATCCGACTCGGCCTCCGCGGACCGTCGATGGTGCTGCTGGGCGACCCCACCGGCACCGCACGCACGGCCCAAGCGCTGGCTTCGCAGTGGCAGGCCCAGGGCCAGGCCCGCCTCGTGATGGTCGTCGACCATCGCCAGACCTCCGCCGGCCACCGCGTCACCTGCCGACGCGTCGCGGGAGAAGATTGA
- a CDS encoding beta-ketoacyl-[acyl-carrier-protein] synthase family protein, with protein sequence MVTADPVVTGMAWSTPLGRDLAEVWDRLCAGETGVTVVPSRHRLRADLAATLADPPYGRKPGERMVDLATEVLSEAAAGLDLSDPRIGLVLGTSFGALLETDDPADWCREVARRVGAAHPPVMVSTACSTGTDTLLAAQALMRSGRLRACVTGAVDILTEAKRLGHSVLATMSPTALRAFDSDHDGTMLGEGAAFLVLESASSARARGARVHATLRGSGSANDAYGLTAPDPTGSSVITTLRRCLAAAGLSPDQVAVVSAHGTGTPLNDEVEARSLAEFFGVSGPVVFATKGALGHSLGATGAIEAIGTILALKQRRVPPVANLTDPVPSLNLPGDKGAAIKGGIGLSLTLGFGGFNTCLAFERQDAR encoded by the coding sequence ATGGTGACCGCCGACCCCGTGGTGACCGGCATGGCGTGGTCCACCCCGCTGGGCCGCGACCTGGCTGAGGTGTGGGACCGGCTCTGCGCCGGTGAGACCGGTGTCACGGTCGTGCCGTCCCGACACCGGCTGCGAGCCGACCTGGCCGCCACGCTCGCCGACCCGCCCTACGGCCGCAAACCCGGAGAGCGCATGGTGGACCTGGCCACCGAGGTGCTGTCGGAGGCCGCCGCCGGTCTGGACCTGTCCGACCCGCGCATCGGTCTTGTCCTGGGCACCAGCTTCGGCGCGCTGCTGGAGACCGACGACCCCGCCGACTGGTGCCGGGAGGTCGCGCGCCGCGTGGGCGCCGCCCACCCGCCCGTCATGGTCTCGACCGCGTGCTCGACCGGAACCGACACGCTGCTCGCCGCCCAGGCGCTGATGCGCAGCGGCCGGTTGCGCGCCTGTGTCACCGGCGCGGTGGACATCTTGACCGAGGCCAAACGGCTCGGACACTCGGTGCTGGCCACGATGAGCCCCACCGCGTTGCGTGCCTTCGACAGCGACCACGACGGAACGATGCTGGGTGAGGGTGCCGCGTTCCTGGTCTTGGAGTCCGCGTCCTCTGCACGCGCCCGAGGGGCGCGGGTACATGCGACGTTGCGCGGCTCAGGCTCGGCCAACGACGCCTACGGGCTGACCGCTCCCGATCCGACCGGCAGCAGTGTGATCACCACGTTGCGGCGGTGCCTGGCCGCCGCCGGGCTGAGCCCTGACCAGGTCGCGGTCGTCAGCGCCCATGGAACCGGGACACCGCTCAACGATGAGGTCGAAGCGCGCAGTCTCGCCGAATTCTTCGGTGTATCCGGACCGGTGGTCTTCGCGACCAAGGGCGCGCTCGGCCACAGCCTGGGCGCAACGGGAGCGATCGAGGCGATCGGCACCATCCTCGCGCTCAAGCAACGCAGGGTGCCCCCCGTGGCCAACCTCACCGACCCGGTGCCATCGCTGAACCTTCCCGGCGACAAGGGAGCGGCGATCAAGGGCGGGATCGGACTCAGCCTCACGCTGGGCTTCGGTGGCTTCAACACGTGCCTGGCCTTCGAACGGCAGGATGCCCGATGA
- a CDS encoding 3-hydroxyacyl-ACP dehydratase FabZ family protein, whose amino-acid sequence MTTEVTQRSLGYSELKQWLRHRHPMIYLDRILDHEPGVFLRSLLSVSGNLDPIAGHFPDRAIYPGSHLIQACAQSGIILYQMSTTPLREEEITLIGSVKARFTKIVVPGDRVVFDVRADKINGNVFFFSATATVEDKTVASFRSNLIRTTVDALGRQLW is encoded by the coding sequence ATGACGACCGAAGTCACCCAGCGCAGCCTGGGATACTCCGAACTCAAGCAGTGGCTGCGCCACCGCCACCCGATGATCTATCTCGACCGGATCCTCGACCACGAGCCCGGGGTGTTCCTGCGGAGCCTGCTGTCGGTCTCGGGCAACCTGGACCCGATCGCCGGGCACTTCCCCGACCGCGCCATCTACCCCGGCAGCCACCTGATCCAGGCCTGCGCGCAGTCGGGGATCATCCTCTATCAGATGTCCACCACGCCCCTGCGGGAGGAGGAGATCACACTCATCGGATCGGTCAAGGCCAGATTCACCAAGATCGTCGTTCCCGGCGACCGGGTCGTCTTCGATGTGCGAGCAGACAAGATCAACGGCAACGTCTTCTTCTTCTCGGCCACGGCCACCGTGGAGGACAAGACGGTCGCCTCCTTCCGCAGCAACCTGATCCGCACGACGGTCGACGCGCTGGGACGGCAACTATGGTGA
- a CDS encoding acyl-CoA thioesterase yields MTSHTSEPDAVAIAPAMGVRLRHRVEHVDTDSCGVVHFSRYNSLMETVVLDLLEEHQAGLTDLAEQDLALAMTELTVRYLRPTHYRDRLTGWAAIVHVGGAQFRAAVTLARQEPDGSTDIAVGRLGFAAVHLRSGRPRPLPATVRRTLKRLSDPSGPDHPDKEPT; encoded by the coding sequence GTGACCTCTCACACTTCGGAGCCGGATGCCGTGGCCATCGCCCCCGCCATGGGCGTGCGGTTGCGGCACCGCGTGGAGCACGTCGACACCGACTCCTGCGGAGTCGTCCACTTCAGCCGCTACAACTCGCTGATGGAAACGGTCGTGCTGGACCTGTTGGAAGAGCACCAAGCCGGTCTCACCGACCTCGCCGAGCAGGACCTGGCGCTGGCCATGACCGAACTGACCGTCCGCTACCTGCGGCCCACTCACTACCGCGACCGGCTCACCGGGTGGGCCGCCATCGTGCACGTGGGCGGCGCCCAGTTCCGTGCCGCGGTCACCCTGGCCCGCCAGGAACCCGACGGGAGCACCGATATCGCCGTGGGCAGGCTCGGGTTCGCGGCGGTCCACCTCCGCTCGGGACGCCCCCGCCCGCTCCCCGCGACGGTTCGACGCACGCTGAAACGGCTGTCCGATCCCTCCGGCCCCGACCATCCGGACAAGGAGCCGACATGA
- a CDS encoding acyl carrier protein, with the protein MDIIRELTRILVSELNVEVPAEGMTSNDSLQDAYGLDSLGFAELVVECEDTFGITLAEDDLNVADFATLGSLAAFIEKKTAAR; encoded by the coding sequence ATGGACATCATCCGCGAACTCACCAGAATCCTGGTCTCCGAGCTCAACGTCGAGGTCCCCGCCGAGGGCATGACCTCCAACGACAGCCTCCAGGACGCCTACGGCCTGGACTCGCTCGGTTTCGCCGAACTGGTGGTCGAATGCGAGGACACCTTCGGCATCACCCTGGCCGAAGACGACCTCAACGTCGCCGACTTTGCCACCTTGGGCAGTCTGGCCGCCTTCATCGAGAAGAAGACCGCCGCACGATGA
- a CDS encoding methyltransferase, with translation MNTTPNQPTPPADLPLTKELISRALVYLDSAALGVAARLGVADHLSGQPRTATELAALVEVDAAFLQRVLQLLTSRGIFREDWQQRFHLTPLARLLVSDAPHSLRDAVTMLTADYFWRPAGRMADAVGKGHSVFAEIFDAPFFDHLTEHPTIGAGFHLGMANYSRSTDQIVADTFPFPETGTVVDVGGGHGGLLRAVLAGNPGLTGILYDQDEVLRDHVLDRPETTGRWRTVSGDFFASAPEGADIYLLKHIVHDWSDDKAELILRSCRRAMPDHARVLVVDAVVPPPNVTHYGRTLDLLMMSVFNGRERSEEEFDALFRKAGLKLARVLPTAGFEELSIIEAVAL, from the coding sequence ATGAACACCACGCCGAACCAGCCCACCCCACCCGCCGACCTGCCCCTGACCAAGGAACTCATCAGCCGAGCGCTGGTATACCTCGACAGCGCGGCGTTGGGCGTGGCGGCACGCCTCGGTGTGGCCGACCACCTCAGCGGCCAACCCCGAACCGCGACCGAGTTGGCCGCACTGGTGGAGGTGGACGCCGCCTTCCTACAGCGCGTGCTCCAACTGCTCACTTCCCGGGGCATCTTCCGGGAGGACTGGCAGCAGCGGTTCCACCTCACGCCCCTGGCCCGGTTGCTGGTGAGCGACGCACCGCACTCACTGCGCGACGCGGTGACCATGCTCACCGCCGACTACTTCTGGCGGCCCGCCGGTCGCATGGCCGACGCCGTCGGCAAGGGCCACTCGGTGTTCGCCGAAATCTTCGACGCTCCGTTCTTCGACCATCTGACCGAACACCCGACGATCGGAGCGGGCTTCCATCTGGGCATGGCCAACTACTCCCGCTCCACCGACCAGATCGTCGCCGACACCTTCCCCTTTCCCGAGACCGGCACGGTCGTCGACGTGGGGGGCGGCCACGGCGGGCTCCTACGGGCCGTGCTCGCCGGGAACCCCGGCCTCACCGGGATCCTGTACGACCAGGACGAGGTGCTGCGCGACCACGTGCTCGACCGGCCGGAGACGACAGGACGCTGGCGGACCGTGTCAGGGGACTTCTTCGCCTCCGCCCCCGAGGGAGCCGACATCTACCTGCTCAAGCACATCGTCCACGACTGGAGCGACGACAAGGCCGAACTCATCCTGCGATCCTGCCGCCGCGCCATGCCCGACCACGCGCGGGTGCTGGTCGTCGACGCCGTCGTCCCCCCGCCCAACGTCACCCACTACGGCCGAACCCTGGACCTGCTGATGATGTCGGTGTTCAACGGCCGGGAACGCAGCGAAGAGGAGTTCGACGCCCTGTTCAGGAAGGCCGGCCTGAAGCTCGCCCGCGTCCTGCCGACGGCCGGCTTCGAAGAGCTTTCGATCATCGAGGCCGTCGCCCTGTGA